The following proteins come from a genomic window of Thiothrix unzii:
- a CDS encoding MFS transporter, with protein MPQLQHGIHANLAQILHQLLQVFLVGLTIGMTRTVVPGLAETEFGLGGQQFFLLTTFVVVFGAVKAVMNLFAGRFSDRFGRKRVLIAGWIAALPIPFLLLYAPNWGWVVAATALLGINQGLCWSMTLNSKLDMTHLNQKGLVNGLNEFSGYAAVALAGVVTAWLVDVYGARLGLFMFGTTVIVLGLLLAVLVIKETRPWALAHTQGIKPAPAPSLGQAFWYASWQNRNLLALNQAGLVEKFTDALVWIILPVWFVSQNLTLVQGSSIIGVYALVWGASQLITGSASDRFGRKPLIVGGMWLCGIGVLLLVLTHSVWLWTLEAGLIGFGMAMLYPTLGAAVADVSPPAQRSTLLGVYRFWRDFGYAVGALSMGLLAQWTQGLDVTFWLVGVAMLLSGAWVALTFNKE; from the coding sequence ATGCCTCAGCTTCAGCACGGTATCCACGCCAATCTCGCGCAAATCCTCCACCAGCTACTTCAGGTGTTTCTAGTCGGATTAACCATCGGCATGACGCGCACCGTCGTCCCCGGTTTGGCGGAAACCGAATTCGGGTTGGGCGGGCAACAGTTCTTTTTACTAACCACGTTTGTGGTGGTATTCGGCGCAGTTAAAGCGGTGATGAATCTGTTTGCGGGGCGGTTTTCTGATCGTTTCGGGCGCAAGCGGGTATTGATTGCGGGGTGGATTGCGGCGTTGCCGATTCCGTTTTTGCTGCTTTACGCGCCGAATTGGGGTTGGGTCGTCGCCGCTACCGCGTTGCTTGGCATTAACCAAGGCTTGTGTTGGTCGATGACCTTGAACAGCAAACTTGACATGACCCACCTGAACCAGAAAGGGCTGGTCAATGGGCTGAATGAGTTTTCTGGTTATGCGGCAGTTGCGCTGGCGGGTGTGGTTACTGCGTGGTTGGTGGATGTTTATGGCGCACGGTTGGGCTTGTTTATGTTTGGCACAACGGTGATTGTGCTGGGCTTGCTATTGGCGGTTCTGGTGATAAAAGAAACCCGTCCGTGGGCATTGGCGCACACGCAGGGAATAAAACCCGCGCCCGCACCATCATTAGGGCAAGCCTTTTGGTACGCGAGTTGGCAAAACCGCAATCTGTTAGCTTTGAACCAAGCCGGATTGGTGGAAAAATTTACTGATGCACTGGTCTGGATCATTCTACCCGTGTGGTTCGTATCGCAAAATCTGACGCTAGTGCAGGGCAGTTCCATCATCGGTGTTTACGCGTTGGTGTGGGGTGCAAGCCAGCTTATCACGGGTTCGGCATCTGACCGTTTTGGGCGTAAACCGCTGATTGTTGGCGGAATGTGGCTGTGTGGCATCGGCGTATTGCTGCTGGTACTCACCCACAGCGTCTGGCTGTGGACGCTGGAAGCTGGGCTAATCGGTTTCGGCATGGCGATGCTTTACCCCACGCTGGGCGCAGCAGTCGCCGATGTCAGCCCACCCGCGCAACGCAGCACCTTGCTGGGTGTCTACCGTTTCTGGCGCGACTTCGGCTACGCCGTCGGTGCGCTGAGCATGGGCTTGCTGGCACAATGGACGCAAGGCTTGGACGTAACCTTCTGGCTGGTCGGGGTAGCGATGCTACTCTCCGGCGCGTGGGTTGCGCTGACATTTAACAAGGAGTAA
- a CDS encoding AAA family ATPase — protein MQTQREFLQLRSHLEQVIVGQSALLDRLMIALLTGGHILLESLPGLAKTTAVTTLASGVHASFQRIQFTPDLMPGDLTGTDIFEPQHGTFRFIAGPLFHEIVLADEINRAPPKVQSALLEAMQEHQITVGGVTRPLPELFIVMATQNPLEQSGTYPLPEAQLDRFLLHVVLQYPSADDELLILQRDRARHYGADKPVLHSPLHPQQVLQARREVAEVHVAPELERYIVALVGATRNLGQFDAAWADYLQVGASPRASIALLRASSALAYLRGREYVVPDDIIDIAPDVLRHRLVLGYAARAAGVDANALVRKVLAGVAIP, from the coding sequence GTGCAAACACAACGCGAGTTTCTGCAACTACGTTCCCACCTCGAACAGGTGATCGTGGGGCAATCCGCCTTACTCGACCGCCTAATGATTGCACTGCTCACGGGCGGGCATATCCTGCTGGAAAGCCTGCCCGGTCTGGCGAAAACCACCGCTGTCACCACGCTCGCCAGCGGAGTCCACGCCAGCTTTCAACGCATCCAGTTCACACCTGATTTGATGCCGGGGGATTTGACCGGCACGGATATTTTCGAGCCGCAACACGGCACATTCCGCTTTATCGCAGGGCCGTTATTCCACGAAATCGTGCTGGCGGATGAGATCAACCGCGCTCCGCCCAAAGTGCAATCCGCCCTGCTCGAAGCCATGCAGGAACACCAGATCACCGTCGGCGGTGTGACCCGCCCCTTGCCCGAACTGTTCATCGTGATGGCAACGCAAAACCCGCTGGAACAAAGCGGCACGTACCCCTTGCCCGAAGCGCAACTTGACCGCTTTTTGCTGCATGTGGTGTTGCAATACCCCTCGGCTGACGACGAATTGCTGATCCTGCAACGTGATCGGGCGCGGCATTACGGCGCGGATAAACCCGTGCTGCATTCGCCCTTGCACCCGCAGCAAGTCCTGCAAGCTCGCCGCGAAGTGGCGGAAGTGCATGTTGCGCCGGAACTGGAGCGGTATATTGTTGCGCTGGTCGGGGCTACCCGCAATTTGGGGCAGTTTGATGCAGCGTGGGCGGATTATTTGCAGGTAGGGGCATCGCCGCGTGCGTCGATTGCCTTGCTGCGAGCCAGCAGTGCGCTGGCGTATTTGCGTGGCAGGGAATACGTCGTGCCAGATGATATTATCGACATTGCGCCGGATGTATTGCGGCATCGGTTGGTACTGGGGTATGCGGCACGGGCGGCGGGCGTGGATGCAAATGCCTTGGTGCGCAAGGTGTTGGCGGGTGTGGCGATTCCGTGA
- a CDS encoding DUF58 domain-containing protein gives MKLTFPPLLTETELQALYQRARSAAADSSLQNLLEQRQAGDVASRYRGAGLDYAESRPYQPGDEPRFMHWSVTARTGKAHVKQFREERRPAVFIVLDRRRAMRFGTKVRLKAAQAARVAALIAFAATQQGWAASGVILEAQPHWFSASTDTHAVWEFVRQCAATCPPLLTTHEPTLASILPLINASVVRGTHVYLLSDFSDLDAACEAHILQLLHHHPLFTVQVLDTAECELPAAGRVNLQGLDGVTHCVNLADPALREQFRQQAAALHEGQAQRLRGWGCHYTQLLAAVDAPELAVPLPHGMGT, from the coding sequence GTGAAACTGACATTTCCCCCACTCCTTACCGAAACCGAACTGCAAGCCCTGTACCAACGCGCCCGCAGTGCCGCCGCTGACTCTTCCCTGCAAAACCTGCTGGAACAACGCCAAGCCGGTGACGTAGCTTCACGCTATCGCGGGGCAGGGCTGGATTACGCCGAAAGCCGACCTTACCAACCCGGCGACGAACCGCGTTTCATGCACTGGAGCGTTACCGCCCGCACTGGCAAAGCGCACGTCAAACAGTTCCGCGAAGAACGCCGCCCCGCCGTGTTCATCGTTCTAGATCGGCGTAGGGCAATGCGTTTTGGCACGAAAGTACGCCTCAAAGCCGCGCAAGCTGCCCGCGTTGCCGCACTGATCGCGTTCGCCGCCACACAACAAGGCTGGGCAGCCTCCGGCGTAATCTTGGAAGCGCAGCCCCACTGGTTTTCCGCCTCCACCGATACCCACGCCGTATGGGAATTCGTGCGTCAATGCGCAGCAACTTGCCCACCGTTACTGACTACGCATGAACCTACCTTGGCAAGTATTTTGCCGCTCATCAATGCGTCTGTGGTACGCGGCACACACGTCTATCTACTCAGCGATTTCTCCGATCTGGACGCAGCTTGTGAGGCACATATCCTGCAACTCCTCCATCATCACCCGCTGTTCACAGTGCAAGTGCTGGACACTGCCGAATGCGAATTACCCGCTGCCGGACGCGTGAACCTGCAAGGGCTGGATGGCGTTACCCACTGCGTCAATTTGGCTGATCCCGCGTTGCGTGAACAGTTTCGCCAGCAAGCAGCGGCATTGCATGAGGGGCAAGCGCAACGGTTACGCGGCTGGGGATGCCATTACACCCAGCTCCTCGCAGCGGTGGATGCGCCAGAACTAGCAGTGCCGCTGCCGCACGGGATGGGTACATAA
- a CDS encoding agmatine deiminase family protein — MNRRHFLSTSLLLSAGSIFGTPSMGWAASGNGWRMPDESESHARTWMAFGASTAIWGKKLLPEVRRNLATIATTIARYEPVSMLVREEDYAIAEKLLGDSNVKLVVAPLDDLWMRDTGAVFVINAKGEKSAVNFNFNGWGEKQDFDEDAKVAPLVAKTAGIQLLETDLVLEGGGIEVDGHGTAIITESCVLNANRNPGVSKAACETELKRLLGLQKIIWLPGIKGKDITDGHTDFYARFARPGVVVAGYDPDPQSFDHAVTKRHLDILKTATDAQGNKLEVAVMTAPSKVREQYANNDFAAGYINFYVCNGAVIAPEFGDAKADKAAHDTLQKLFPDRDIVQINIDGVAAGGGGIHCTTQQEPAV; from the coding sequence ATGAACCGTCGCCACTTTCTCAGCACCAGCCTGCTGCTATCCGCAGGTAGCATTTTCGGCACGCCAAGCATGGGCTGGGCAGCGTCCGGCAACGGCTGGCGGATGCCCGACGAAAGCGAATCCCACGCCCGCACTTGGATGGCTTTCGGCGCATCGACAGCCATCTGGGGCAAAAAATTGCTGCCGGAAGTACGCCGCAACCTTGCCACCATCGCCACCACGATTGCCCGCTACGAACCGGTTTCCATGCTGGTGCGTGAGGAAGACTACGCCATCGCTGAAAAACTGCTGGGGGATTCCAACGTCAAACTGGTGGTCGCGCCGCTGGATGATTTGTGGATGCGTGATACTGGCGCGGTCTTCGTCATCAATGCCAAGGGCGAAAAGTCGGCAGTGAATTTCAACTTCAACGGCTGGGGCGAAAAGCAGGATTTCGATGAAGATGCCAAAGTCGCCCCACTGGTTGCCAAAACCGCAGGCATACAACTGCTGGAAACCGATTTGGTGCTGGAAGGCGGCGGTATCGAAGTCGACGGACACGGCACTGCCATCATCACCGAAAGCTGCGTCTTGAACGCCAACCGCAACCCCGGTGTCAGCAAAGCCGCGTGCGAAACCGAACTCAAACGCTTGCTGGGTTTGCAGAAAATCATCTGGCTACCGGGCATTAAAGGCAAGGACATCACCGACGGACACACCGACTTTTACGCCCGCTTTGCCCGCCCCGGTGTGGTAGTGGCAGGCTATGACCCCGACCCGCAATCGTTCGATCATGCCGTGACCAAACGCCATCTGGACATCCTCAAAACCGCCACCGATGCACAAGGAAACAAGCTAGAAGTCGCGGTAATGACTGCCCCTTCCAAGGTGCGTGAGCAATACGCCAATAACGATTTTGCCGCCGGATACATCAACTTCTACGTGTGCAACGGCGCGGTGATTGCCCCCGAATTTGGCGATGCCAAAGCGGATAAAGCCGCGCATGACACCTTGCAAAAGCTGTTCCCAGACCGTGACATCGTGCAAATCAACATCGACGGCGTGGCGGCTGGCGGTGGCGGAATTCATTGCACCACCCAGCAAGAGCCAGCGGTTTGA
- a CDS encoding DUF4381 family protein, producing MHHPARASGLMPPSLHDLELPPEPLPVMVWWLAAFALVLLLAGVFWYWRKRQHPVARALRQLERLPDSPPNPAKLASILREAGLTSPAALDHARFAPIPCTSETFATLKREACALLEQAR from the coding sequence TTGCACCACCCAGCAAGAGCCAGCGGTTTGATGCCGCCCAGCCTGCACGACCTTGAGTTACCACCCGAACCATTGCCCGTCATGGTTTGGTGGTTGGCGGCGTTCGCGCTTGTCCTGTTGCTGGCAGGCGTATTTTGGTATTGGCGCAAGCGACAACACCCCGTAGCGCGTGCTTTGCGTCAACTTGAACGCTTGCCCGATTCGCCACCCAATCCGGCGAAACTGGCAAGCATTTTGCGCGAAGCAGGGCTTACTTCCCCTGCTGCTCTCGATCACGCCCGTTTCGCCCCAATACCCTGCACCTCCGAAACCTTCGCCACCCTCAAACGCGAAGCCTGCGCCCTGTTGGAGCAAGCCCGATGA
- a CDS encoding VWA domain-containing protein: MPTTKIPTWQRHLQRALFTWLWFCLTVAIAQPVQRGAKLPDLPPERDILLLVDVSISMTLTDYTLDGQKRSRMDVLKTLLHDFANRLQGERLGMIVFAENPYLLVPLTRDPTLVQRQLQRLTPTLAGRVSAVGDAITLALKEAGKQPQRKPIFVLFTDADESIGRVDPEAAASLTAESKIPLYTIAIGSTAATMSSDTGGLVYQPVNLALLQTLSKRTDAKTYQAGDAQAVEQALADITRQHQNAAEQTPRYEQQPLYHWLLLAGLLPLMLWQLWQRRANT; encoded by the coding sequence TTGCCAACAACCAAAATCCCTACATGGCAACGCCATCTGCAACGCGCCCTCTTCACATGGCTTTGGTTCTGCCTAACCGTCGCCATTGCCCAACCCGTGCAGCGCGGCGCAAAACTCCCCGACCTACCGCCCGAACGCGACATCCTGCTACTGGTTGACGTATCCATCAGCATGACCCTCACCGACTACACCCTCGACGGACAAAAACGCAGCCGCATGGATGTACTCAAAACCTTGCTGCACGATTTCGCTAACCGCCTGCAAGGCGAACGCCTCGGCATGATCGTGTTCGCCGAAAACCCCTATCTGCTAGTACCGCTTACTCGTGATCCCACGCTGGTGCAACGCCAACTACAACGCCTAACCCCAACGTTGGCAGGGCGCGTCAGTGCCGTCGGCGATGCCATCACCCTCGCCCTCAAAGAAGCAGGCAAACAACCCCAACGCAAACCCATTTTCGTGCTATTCACTGATGCCGACGAATCCATCGGGCGTGTAGACCCTGAAGCCGCCGCCTCACTCACCGCCGAAAGCAAGATTCCGCTGTACACTATCGCCATCGGCTCCACCGCCGCGACAATGAGCAGCGACACTGGCGGATTAGTCTACCAACCCGTCAATCTCGCCCTGCTACAAACCTTGTCAAAACGCACGGACGCGAAAACCTACCAAGCGGGTGATGCACAAGCCGTCGAACAAGCCCTTGCCGACATTACCCGCCAACACCAAAACGCAGCCGAACAAACCCCGCGCTACGAACAGCAACCACTGTACCACTGGCTATTACTGGCAGGTTTGCTACCGCTGATGTTGTGGCAACTCTGGCAACGTAGGGCAAACACATGA
- a CDS encoding vWA domain-containing protein has translation MTLWQTLHWREPLWLLLAVFPLLLAAWEYFQQRSQAQTYVDPHLLPWVQITASQHGWRKWLSPQTLWAIAWVLFAISLAGPRIPQTQSDDLRPAQFDVLVVLDISRSMQATDIAPNRLQRAALELHEFLSLAQGSRVGIVVYGARPHLFAPLTNDANAVRFYLQHLETLVLPTHGTDHAAALSFAQQELAAREQALPAALLWITDGDIPTDQHAVLQTRAQALQTAGIPLYSLGVGTEDGEAIPLTGGKWLEYDGQAVRSRLDSASLQSLTAQAGGGYSAVKDAASDWKTLYTNGIVQAFPATSSDAQQWRELYVWTLLLGMVCAWLAIRGRKNEA, from the coding sequence ATGACGCTCTGGCAAACCTTACATTGGCGCGAACCCTTGTGGCTGTTACTGGCAGTGTTCCCGCTACTGCTTGCCGCATGGGAATATTTCCAGCAACGCAGCCAAGCGCAAACCTACGTCGACCCGCATTTATTGCCGTGGGTGCAAATAACCGCCAGTCAGCACGGTTGGCGCAAGTGGCTCTCACCGCAAACGCTGTGGGCTATCGCGTGGGTACTATTCGCCATCAGCCTCGCGGGGCCGCGCATTCCACAAACGCAATCCGATGATCTGCGCCCCGCCCAATTCGACGTGCTGGTGGTGCTGGATATTTCGCGCTCAATGCAAGCTACCGACATCGCCCCCAACCGTTTGCAACGCGCCGCGCTGGAATTGCACGAATTCCTCAGCCTCGCCCAAGGAAGCCGCGTCGGCATCGTGGTGTATGGTGCACGTCCGCACCTATTCGCACCGCTGACTAACGATGCCAACGCCGTGCGCTTTTACCTGCAACATCTGGAAACGCTGGTACTGCCGACACATGGCACTGACCACGCCGCAGCACTCAGCTTTGCCCAGCAGGAACTCGCGGCGCGTGAACAGGCGTTACCCGCTGCGCTGCTGTGGATTACCGATGGCGATATTCCCACCGATCAGCACGCCGTCTTGCAAACCCGTGCGCAAGCCCTGCAAACGGCGGGCATTCCGCTCTACAGCCTTGGCGTTGGCACAGAGGACGGCGAAGCCATCCCACTTACCGGCGGCAAATGGCTGGAATATGACGGGCAAGCGGTGCGTTCGCGCCTCGACAGTGCCTCGCTGCAAAGCCTTACCGCGCAAGCAGGCGGCGGGTACAGTGCGGTGAAAGACGCTGCCAGCGATTGGAAAACGCTGTACACCAACGGAATTGTGCAAGCCTTTCCAGCCACCTCCAGCGATGCGCAACAGTGGAGGGAGTTGTATGTGTGGACGTTGTTACTGGGGATGGTGTGTGCATGGCTGGCAATAAGAGGAAGAAAAAATGAAGCATAA
- a CDS encoding tetratricopeptide repeat protein gives MKHKLFALLLMLTCSVQADETNLRNGIQAYRAEHYDTATQHFTAAVFAATNDTERARALHNLGNSYFQQGDYAAAAQVFRDALTYRPEHPATQQNLALAAEVQAELERRREAGQRTAADNASTGARRERNTNTLDWDQASTLTLGEGKDAPVNTPPPDLPPDIEQLINKGMARLAETGASDPQTWRKSQQSLDDARIALQQLDDDPATLWKRLFEVEEGYPAPQTKPNELLGVLPW, from the coding sequence ATGAAGCATAAGCTGTTTGCGCTACTACTTATGTTGACGTGTAGCGTCCAAGCGGATGAAACGAACCTACGCAACGGCATCCAAGCCTACCGTGCCGAACACTACGACACCGCCACCCAACACTTCACCGCCGCCGTGTTCGCCGCCACCAACGACACCGAACGCGCCCGCGCCCTGCACAACCTCGGCAACAGCTATTTCCAACAAGGCGATTACGCTGCCGCCGCGCAAGTCTTCCGTGATGCCCTAACCTATCGCCCAGAACACCCCGCCACCCAGCAAAACCTAGCCCTCGCCGCCGAAGTCCAAGCCGAACTCGAACGCCGCCGCGAAGCCGGACAACGCACCGCCGCCGACAACGCGAGTACTGGCGCACGCCGCGAACGCAACACTAATACCCTCGACTGGGATCAAGCCAGCACCCTGACGTTGGGCGAAGGCAAAGACGCACCCGTAAATACTCCACCGCCCGATTTACCCCCTGACATCGAGCAACTGATTAACAAAGGCATGGCTCGATTGGCAGAAACCGGCGCAAGCGATCCGCAAACATGGCGCAAAAGCCAACAATCGCTCGACGATGCCCGCATTGCCCTGCAACAGCTCGACGACGATCCCGCTACCTTATGGAAACGTCTGTTTGAAGTCGAAGAAGGCTACCCCGCACCCCAAACCAAACCGAATGAATTACTGGGAGTTTTACCGTGGTAG
- a CDS encoding BatD family protein, whose product MVAADLPWTIQLEDTQVWQRERTTLTVEVQSTDRFATLEASLPRIDGVDVQALPATNEAGTDGKRILRLTWQLSAHTPGTQTIQLPTIRYNLNGRDAAQWQPPVQTLDVQALPPYLPPTIPVGNVEIESHIDPSGVLQPGHLAYWHIRLHSDAVNTAQFPPILKQMRSSGVELFPAKVDKPASDGGQYRLEYHIPFKPQSSGRLDLPTLQWHWFDPETARLEHRQYTPPRPWVLGWIWRGVMGVFSLLALLASLWFGVKLAGKYGQQWRSKRRILRALQTPDSPHIVQKAMRECAIAHSWAENLSVAQWLTCWEQQYGTADNLRIQLQAIERIRFAT is encoded by the coding sequence GTGGTAGCCGCTGATTTGCCGTGGACAATCCAGCTAGAAGACACGCAAGTCTGGCAACGCGAACGCACCACGTTGACTGTCGAAGTGCAATCCACCGACCGTTTTGCCACACTCGAAGCCAGTTTGCCGCGCATTGACGGCGTGGATGTGCAGGCTCTGCCTGCCACCAACGAAGCGGGAACAGACGGCAAGCGCATCCTACGCCTGACATGGCAATTATCTGCCCACACCCCCGGCACACAAACCATTCAACTGCCCACCATCCGCTATAACCTCAACGGACGCGATGCCGCACAATGGCAACCGCCCGTGCAAACGCTGGACGTGCAAGCCCTGCCCCCATATTTGCCGCCAACCATCCCCGTCGGTAATGTCGAGATTGAATCGCACATCGACCCCAGCGGCGTGTTGCAACCGGGGCATCTGGCGTATTGGCACATCCGTTTGCACAGCGACGCAGTAAACACGGCACAATTCCCGCCAATTCTCAAACAAATGCGCAGCAGTGGAGTGGAATTATTCCCTGCGAAAGTTGACAAACCTGCCAGTGACGGCGGGCAATACCGACTCGAATACCACATCCCCTTCAAGCCGCAAAGCAGCGGACGGCTGGATTTACCCACCTTGCAATGGCATTGGTTTGACCCTGAAACGGCACGTTTGGAACACAGGCAATACACGCCACCACGCCCGTGGGTATTGGGTTGGATTTGGCGTGGTGTAATGGGCGTGTTTAGTCTGCTGGCATTGTTGGCAAGCCTATGGTTTGGCGTAAAGCTGGCGGGCAAATACGGGCAGCAGTGGCGCAGTAAACGCCGTATTTTACGGGCATTACAAACACCAGATTCCCCACACATAGTACAAAAAGCGATGCGTGAGTGTGCTATTGCCCACAGTTGGGCAGAAAATCTCAGTGTGGCGCAATGGTTAACATGCTGGGAACAGCAGTACGGTACAGCGGATAACTTACGCATTCAGCTACAGGCCATTGAACGCATACGATTTGCAACGTGA
- the moaA gene encoding GTP 3',8-cyclase MoaA, giving the protein MGNGLIDPFGREISYLRVSVTDRCDLRCFYCMPEHFNDYTVPDHWLSFDEIERVTAAFAALGVSRLRLTGGEPLVRNGLPELATRLAALPGITDLSLSTNANRLAQEAVALKQAGVSRLNVSLDSLQPKRFQRITKGKLDKVMAGLMAAKAAGFAPIKINMVVMQGINDDEVLDMVEFCLEHRFTLRFIETMPMGETGRNARDSYYLSLQTVKARLAEHYNLLPSIMEGGGPAQYYTIGDTGLKIGFITPISQHFCATCNRVRLGVDGTLYLCLGQEHSVALRPLLRAGISDVALQGVIRKALWLKPLEHNFNQTQTQVLRFMSMTGG; this is encoded by the coding sequence ATGGGTAATGGATTGATTGACCCGTTTGGGCGTGAAATTAGCTACTTGCGGGTATCGGTGACGGATCGCTGTGACCTGCGGTGTTTTTACTGTATGCCCGAACACTTCAACGATTATACCGTGCCGGATCACTGGCTGAGTTTTGATGAAATTGAGCGGGTCACGGCAGCGTTTGCCGCCTTGGGCGTGAGTCGGTTGCGCTTGACGGGTGGTGAACCTTTGGTACGGAATGGTTTGCCTGAACTGGCGACGCGGCTGGCAGCATTACCCGGTATTACCGATTTATCCCTCAGTACCAATGCCAATCGTCTCGCGCAGGAGGCGGTGGCACTCAAACAGGCAGGCGTTTCCCGTCTCAATGTCAGTCTCGATAGCCTGCAACCCAAACGCTTTCAACGCATTACCAAAGGCAAGCTGGATAAAGTCATGGCAGGCTTGATGGCGGCGAAAGCCGCCGGATTTGCCCCAATCAAAATCAATATGGTGGTGATGCAGGGCATTAACGACGACGAAGTGCTGGATATGGTGGAATTCTGTCTGGAACACCGCTTCACCTTGCGTTTTATTGAGACCATGCCGATGGGTGAAACGGGGCGCAATGCCCGCGATTCGTATTACCTGAGCCTGCAAACGGTTAAAGCAAGGTTGGCGGAACACTACAATTTGTTGCCGTCGATCATGGAGGGCGGTGGCCCGGCACAGTATTACACCATCGGTGATACGGGGTTGAAGATTGGGTTTATTACGCCGATTTCGCAGCATTTTTGTGCTACCTGTAACCGTGTGCGGCTGGGTGTGGATGGCACGTTGTATTTGTGTTTGGGGCAGGAACATAGCGTGGCATTGCGTCCGTTATTGCGGGCGGGGATTAGCGATGTGGCGTTGCAAGGAGTGATCCGCAAGGCGTTGTGGCTGAAGCCGCTGGAGCATAACTTCAACCAAACGCAAACGCAGGTGTTGCGGTTTATGTCGATGACCGGGGGGTAA
- a CDS encoding peptidylprolyl isomerase, whose product MEVGTYTPHPNPPPQGVREQEVRVGDQVLTEEAIAEELQYHPAAQLDEAWQAAATSLVVKTLLEQRAAQLGIEAASEEERTALLLERDMQVPDPTEAQCLHYFQSNRQRFQTPVLLAVSHILLPAAPDDTLQRDQQRQLAAQLLRQLQADADSFVALAQQYSACPSSGQGGSLGQLSKGQTVAEFERQVWLLPVGLCTQPVETRFGFHLVRVDQRVEGEPLEYEHVATRIRQYLHEQVTRRALSQYLQVLGVEIGVEGIAFNAAGSPLVQ is encoded by the coding sequence ATGGAAGTTGGAACGTATACCCCCCATCCCAACCCTCCCCCGCAAGGGGTGAGGGAGCAAGAAGTTCGCGTTGGTGATCAAGTGCTGACGGAGGAGGCGATTGCGGAAGAGTTGCAATACCACCCCGCTGCACAATTGGATGAAGCATGGCAGGCAGCGGCAACCAGCTTGGTGGTGAAAACCTTGCTGGAACAACGCGCTGCACAACTGGGTATCGAAGCCGCTAGTGAAGAAGAACGCACTGCCCTGTTGTTGGAAAGGGATATGCAAGTACCTGATCCAACAGAGGCGCAGTGTCTTCACTATTTTCAGAGTAATCGGCAACGCTTTCAAACGCCGGTATTGCTGGCAGTGAGTCATATTTTGCTGCCCGCCGCGCCGGATGACACTTTGCAACGTGATCAACAACGCCAGCTTGCGGCGCAATTGCTGCGGCAGTTGCAAGCTGATGCGGATAGCTTTGTGGCACTGGCGCAGCAGTATTCGGCTTGCCCATCGTCGGGGCAGGGCGGCAGTTTGGGGCAGTTGTCGAAAGGGCAAACCGTGGCGGAATTTGAGCGCCAAGTGTGGTTGCTTCCTGTGGGGCTTTGCACGCAGCCAGTGGAAACGCGCTTTGGTTTTCATCTGGTGCGGGTGGATCAGCGTGTGGAAGGCGAGCCGTTGGAATATGAGCATGTGGCAACGCGCATCCGTCAGTATTTGCATGAGCAGGTGACGCGGCGGGCGTTGAGCCAATACTTGCAGGTATTGGGTGTGGAAATTGGTGTTGAGGGGATTGCCTTCAATGCTGCGGGTTCACCACTGGTGCAGTAA
- the narI gene encoding respiratory nitrate reductase subunit gamma produces MSYFDSLFFGLYPYVAGAVFLIGSWLRYDQAQYTWRAGSSQMLSNSGMCLASNLFHVGILVIFFGHLVGLLTPHWLYEPFMSAGTKQVMAIIVGGIAGVACWYGALLLFLRRKNDPRVRATGSTMDLAVIAILLVQVTLGLLTIIPTLGHLDGSNMLKLAEWAQSIVFFKGGAAAHLADVGFIFKLHILLGLTVFLLFPFTRLVHIWSVPVQYVNRQYQIVRARG; encoded by the coding sequence ATGTCTTACTTTGATTCACTTTTCTTTGGGCTGTACCCCTACGTGGCAGGGGCGGTGTTTCTGATTGGCAGTTGGCTGCGTTACGACCAAGCGCAATATACGTGGCGGGCAGGGTCTAGCCAGATGTTGAGCAACAGCGGAATGTGCCTGGCGAGTAATTTATTCCATGTGGGCATTCTGGTGATTTTCTTCGGGCATTTAGTCGGTTTGCTGACTCCGCATTGGTTGTATGAGCCGTTTATGTCGGCTGGCACGAAGCAAGTCATGGCGATTATCGTTGGCGGTATTGCCGGTGTGGCTTGCTGGTATGGCGCATTGCTGCTGTTTTTGCGCCGTAAGAATGATCCACGGGTACGCGCTACTGGCTCGACGATGGACTTGGCAGTGATTGCCATTTTGTTGGTGCAAGTGACGCTGGGTTTACTAACCATCATTCCGACCTTGGGGCATCTGGATGGCAGCAATATGCTGAAATTGGCGGAATGGGCGCAATCCATTGTGTTCTTTAAAGGCGGTGCGGCGGCGCATCTGGCGGATGTGGGCTTTATCTTTAAGCTGCACATTTTGCTGGGCTTGACCGTGTTCCTGCTGTTCCCGTTTACGCGCTTGGTGCATATCTGGAGTGTGCCGGTGCAATACGTGAATCGTCAGTATCAAATCGTGCGGGCGCGGGGGTAA